One window from the genome of Hyphomonas neptunium ATCC 15444 encodes:
- a CDS encoding NADPH:quinone oxidoreductase family protein: MKAAVADSLESLESYSLKEVEMPGAGPGQVLIRVMACGVGYVDSLVALGRYQVKPPVPHTPGQEVAGTVEAVGEGVSHVAPGDRVMTMTAKGFAEFAVAAAPMVVKLPEALSFAEGASLPLNYITAMHALKDRGAVAEGETVLVFGAAGGVGSAGVQVAKALGARVIAAASTEEKRAFALAHGADLAIDTSPEGWRDRLKELTGGKGPNVILDPVCGPLFEPAFRSLAWRGRHLVVGFVGGPIPALPSNLTLMKGAALLGVDVRQYLQYETKRAIGDLHQLATWASEGKIKPPVGAVYPFEQFGEAMVSALSGQGTGKVVLDISGS; encoded by the coding sequence ATGAAAGCTGCCGTCGCAGACAGCCTTGAGTCCCTTGAAAGCTACAGCCTGAAAGAGGTGGAGATGCCTGGCGCCGGGCCGGGTCAGGTGCTGATCCGGGTAATGGCCTGCGGCGTTGGCTATGTGGATTCTCTGGTGGCGCTGGGGCGGTATCAGGTGAAGCCGCCCGTGCCCCACACGCCGGGTCAGGAAGTGGCCGGAACGGTGGAAGCTGTTGGCGAAGGCGTCAGCCATGTTGCGCCCGGAGACCGGGTGATGACGATGACGGCGAAGGGCTTTGCCGAGTTTGCCGTGGCGGCTGCGCCGATGGTGGTGAAACTTCCCGAGGCGCTGAGCTTTGCCGAAGGCGCCAGCTTGCCACTGAACTACATCACGGCAATGCACGCCCTGAAGGATCGCGGCGCAGTTGCCGAGGGCGAAACGGTTCTGGTGTTCGGCGCCGCAGGCGGAGTGGGCTCGGCTGGGGTGCAGGTGGCCAAGGCGCTGGGCGCGCGCGTGATCGCGGCGGCCTCAACCGAGGAGAAGCGGGCCTTTGCGCTGGCGCATGGCGCAGACCTCGCGATTGATACGTCCCCGGAAGGTTGGCGAGACCGGCTGAAGGAACTGACCGGCGGAAAGGGGCCAAACGTGATCCTTGATCCGGTGTGCGGGCCGCTGTTTGAGCCGGCATTCCGGTCTCTCGCCTGGCGCGGGCGCCACCTTGTTGTGGGGTTTGTGGGCGGGCCGATCCCTGCTCTGCCCTCAAACCTTACTCTGATGAAAGGCGCAGCGCTGCTGGGCGTGGATGTCCGCCAGTATCTGCAATACGAGACAAAGCGCGCCATCGGCGACCTCCATCAGCTGGCGACTTGGGCGAGCGAAGGTAAGATCAAGCCGCCTGTCGGCGCGGTTTATCCGTTCGAGCAGTTTGGCGAGGCGATGGTGTCTGCGCTTTCTGGCCAGGGAACCGGTAAGGTCGTGCTCGACATTTCCGGGAGCTGA
- a CDS encoding ArsR/SmtB family transcription factor has product MPLPKGERSKALIIVSSRVEEAAEVMKAMASETRLKIMCALSEGELPVNQLAQLTGQSQSAVSQHLAKLRAAGLVTSRRAGQTIHYRCRAGIAQQIIDTLCGFYSEP; this is encoded by the coding sequence ATGCCCCTCCCCAAAGGTGAGCGCAGTAAGGCACTGATCATCGTTTCGAGCCGCGTTGAGGAGGCGGCAGAAGTGATGAAGGCGATGGCGAGCGAGACCCGCCTCAAGATCATGTGCGCGTTGAGCGAAGGAGAGTTGCCGGTGAACCAGCTCGCCCAGCTGACCGGCCAGAGCCAGTCGGCGGTTTCCCAGCATCTGGCAAAGCTGCGCGCCGCTGGCCTTGTGACCAGCCGGCGGGCGGGGCAAACGATTCATTACCGCTGCCGCGCCGGGATCGCGCAGCAGATCATCGACACGCTTTGCGGGTTCTATTCAGAGCCCTGA
- a CDS encoding MFS transporter, protein MTDAPAPSPFSIPLFKRIWVANIASQFGGLIQSVGAAWLMVQLGGSETQIALVQASVTLPIMILSLLSGAIADNYPRRTVMLLSQVYMFIVSAVLCVFAFMNGLSPWLLLTFTFLLGCGTALNAPSWQATVGDIVPRQTIAAAVSMNSLGFNIARTAGPALGGAIVAAAGAAAAFAVNVLSYLGIIYVLLAWKPEKPLKPALKEDLRTAIGAGVRYVSMSPPIRQVMARAALFGIAASAVLSLLPLVAQELVGGGAVTFGILSGAFGIGAVIGALSNARLRRRFTAESILRMTISMIIAGVVIVAFSRVLPLTVVGLVICGSGWLLSMATMNVTVQMAAPRWVVGRALSLYQMAVFGAMAVGSWITGQLAENYGVMQALLTMAAVQSVSLFAGLFLRLPQVEEMNLDLTGRWRQPDMEVPVEPRSGPVHVSVKYRILEADIPRFMAAMNERRRIHLRDGARAWSLVRDLGDAEIWLEQYSFARWLDYVLHNERRTHADDVSINIIRSLHQGSWPPEVHRMLERQVTSVSYDPELASPTSSDPTRPH, encoded by the coding sequence ATGACTGACGCGCCTGCCCCCAGCCCCTTCTCCATTCCCCTGTTCAAACGCATCTGGGTGGCCAATATCGCCTCGCAGTTTGGCGGGCTAATCCAGAGCGTGGGCGCGGCCTGGCTGATGGTGCAGCTGGGCGGAAGCGAAACGCAGATCGCGCTGGTGCAGGCTTCTGTAACGCTGCCGATCATGATCCTGTCGCTGCTGTCAGGTGCGATTGCCGACAACTATCCCCGGCGTACCGTGATGCTGCTGTCGCAGGTCTACATGTTCATCGTGTCGGCCGTGCTTTGCGTATTTGCGTTCATGAACGGGCTGAGCCCGTGGCTGCTGCTGACATTCACATTTCTGCTGGGCTGCGGAACTGCGCTGAACGCGCCTTCCTGGCAGGCGACCGTAGGCGATATTGTCCCGCGCCAGACGATTGCGGCGGCCGTTTCCATGAACAGCCTCGGCTTCAACATTGCCCGCACGGCCGGGCCGGCGCTCGGCGGGGCGATTGTGGCGGCGGCAGGGGCAGCGGCGGCGTTTGCCGTGAATGTGCTGAGCTATCTGGGCATCATTTATGTGCTGCTGGCGTGGAAACCGGAGAAACCTCTGAAACCGGCGCTGAAGGAAGACCTGCGCACAGCGATCGGGGCCGGTGTGCGCTATGTGTCGATGTCGCCCCCTATCCGGCAGGTGATGGCGCGGGCGGCGCTGTTTGGCATCGCGGCGAGCGCGGTGCTTTCCCTCCTGCCGCTGGTGGCGCAGGAACTGGTCGGCGGCGGGGCGGTGACGTTTGGTATTCTCTCCGGCGCCTTCGGGATCGGCGCGGTGATCGGGGCGCTCTCCAATGCGCGCCTGCGGCGGCGCTTCACCGCCGAGAGCATTCTGCGGATGACGATCTCGATGATCATTGCGGGGGTGGTGATTGTAGCCTTCAGCCGGGTGTTGCCCCTTACGGTGGTCGGCCTGGTGATCTGCGGGTCCGGCTGGCTGCTGTCGATGGCGACCATGAATGTGACGGTGCAGATGGCCGCGCCTCGCTGGGTGGTCGGGCGGGCACTGTCGCTTTACCAGATGGCGGTGTTCGGGGCGATGGCTGTGGGAAGCTGGATCACCGGGCAACTGGCGGAGAATTACGGGGTAATGCAGGCGCTGCTGACGATGGCCGCCGTGCAATCGGTGAGCCTGTTTGCCGGCCTCTTCCTGCGCCTGCCCCAGGTGGAGGAGATGAACCTCGACCTGACGGGACGCTGGCGCCAACCGGACATGGAGGTGCCGGTGGAGCCGCGCAGCGGGCCGGTGCATGTGTCGGTGAAGTATCGCATTCTCGAAGCGGATATTCCCCGCTTCATGGCCGCCATGAATGAACGGCGCCGCATTCACCTGCGCGACGGGGCGCGGGCGTGGTCGCTGGTGCGCGACCTGGGGGACGCGGAGATATGGCTGGAGCAATACAGCTTTGCGCGGTGGCTGGACTATGTGCTGCACAATGAACGGCGCACCCATGCCGATGATGTGAGTATCAACATCATCCGTTCCCTGCACCAGGGCAGCTGGCCGCCAGAGGTGCACCGGATGCTGGAGCGGCAGGTGACGAGCGTGTCGTATGATCCCGAGCTTGCCTCGCCCACCTCAAGCGACCCGACCCGGCCGCACTGA
- a CDS encoding efflux RND transporter permease subunit, translating into MKPDLSGAITRSTIRSPLTPLFLLTALAVGLIALLTIPREEEPQISVPMVDILVSAPGLKAPDAVEQVTKPLESILMAVPDVDHVYSQTRDDGAMVTARFNVGTDADDAILRIHEKIRANLDSIPYDVPMPLVVGRGINDVPIVTLTLSPDETTGNVWNDTALRMLADELRNELMKVKDVGITDVIGGRPLELRVEPDIQALSAQGVTLQTLVQSVQNAAAALPSGRAHQDGSSLIVQAGDRINAVHELERLQIRGAGGRVVYLSDVANVKVSGAETDARVWTMIHGEDGSFSAAPAVTVSLAKRPGANAVLVAEAILHRVEALEGNLIPEGVHVEVTRDYGETANHKANELLFHLGLATVSIVVLIAFSIGWREALVTLIVIPTTILLTLFASLMMGYTINRVSLFALIFSIGILVDDAIVIIENIARHWAMQDGRTRIQASVDAVSEVGNPTIIATLTVIAALLPMMFVSGLMGPYMAPIPANASAAMLFSFFVAVGIAPWLMMKIAGNAPLHGAHDGAHSETRLSRFYRRVAAPVVASKRNSWIFLGVVGAATLLSLTLFATKAVPVKLLPFDNKSEIQVIVDLPEGAALEDTERALFALADAIGPVEEVTTIQAYAGTAAPFNFNGLVRHYFLRASPELGDLQVNLSAKEDRKRASHDIALDMRTRLLAVPLPEGAKVKVVEVPPGPPVISTLMAEIYGPTPEARRETAAIIERFFEETDFIVDVDNSMGDMAPRLTFGIDEPAAADAGVLEQDILDAIGMAFGGQTVGVSPRGEGRDPLNIRVYLPRSERSWTQEMAAIPVPRRLAGTDAAPIELGELVDVREEAGSPTIFRRDGHFADMVMGELAGRFEAPIYGMFEIQDRVKTFDWAAEGLEMPAVSLYGQPADETGTTVLWDGEWEVTYVTFRDMGMAFGVALLGIYILVVGQFGTFRIPLIILTPVPLTLIGIMIGHWLFGAAFTATSMIGFIALAGIIVRNSILLVDFIRHTTDAEKPLKEVLLEAGAIRFKPIVLTALAAMIGAAVILTDPIFQGLAISLLFGLASSTALTVLVIPAIYIAIRGPDWRPAASDPGQSVTNLDKSGHDNAPPQR; encoded by the coding sequence ATGAAACCGGACCTTTCGGGCGCCATTACACGGTCGACCATCCGGTCGCCCCTGACGCCACTTTTCCTGCTGACGGCGCTGGCTGTCGGGCTTATCGCGCTGCTGACGATCCCGCGTGAGGAGGAGCCGCAGATTTCCGTGCCGATGGTGGACATCCTCGTCTCCGCGCCCGGTCTGAAAGCGCCCGATGCCGTCGAACAGGTGACCAAACCCCTGGAAAGCATCCTCATGGCAGTGCCGGATGTGGACCATGTCTACTCCCAGACACGCGACGATGGCGCGATGGTGACCGCGCGGTTCAATGTCGGCACCGATGCGGATGACGCCATACTCCGCATTCATGAGAAGATCCGGGCCAATCTCGATTCCATTCCCTACGATGTGCCGATGCCGCTGGTAGTGGGGCGCGGGATCAATGACGTTCCGATTGTCACGCTGACGCTCTCGCCGGACGAGACGACGGGCAATGTATGGAACGACACGGCGCTGCGGATGCTGGCGGATGAGCTGCGCAACGAGCTGATGAAGGTGAAGGATGTCGGCATCACCGACGTCATCGGCGGGCGGCCGCTGGAGTTGCGGGTCGAACCGGACATTCAGGCTCTGTCGGCGCAGGGCGTGACGCTGCAAACGCTGGTGCAGAGTGTGCAGAATGCGGCTGCTGCGCTGCCTTCTGGCCGGGCACATCAGGATGGGAGCTCGCTGATCGTTCAAGCCGGCGACCGGATCAATGCAGTGCATGAGCTGGAACGGCTGCAGATTCGCGGCGCAGGTGGCCGGGTTGTCTATCTGAGCGATGTGGCAAATGTGAAAGTGTCCGGGGCGGAAACCGATGCGCGCGTCTGGACGATGATCCACGGCGAGGATGGGAGCTTCAGCGCCGCGCCTGCCGTGACCGTTTCGCTGGCAAAGCGGCCGGGCGCAAACGCCGTGCTGGTGGCCGAGGCAATCCTTCACCGGGTGGAGGCGCTGGAAGGCAATCTCATTCCGGAAGGCGTTCATGTCGAGGTGACCCGTGACTATGGCGAGACGGCCAACCACAAGGCGAACGAGCTGTTATTCCATCTGGGGCTGGCGACCGTTTCGATTGTGGTGCTGATTGCATTCAGCATTGGCTGGCGCGAAGCGCTGGTGACGTTGATCGTCATTCCCACAACGATCCTTTTGACGCTCTTTGCTTCGCTGATGATGGGCTACACCATCAACCGGGTAAGCCTGTTTGCACTGATCTTCTCGATCGGCATTCTTGTGGATGATGCCATTGTCATCATTGAGAATATCGCCCGCCACTGGGCCATGCAGGATGGACGCACGCGGATTCAGGCGTCTGTTGACGCCGTCTCCGAGGTTGGAAACCCGACGATCATTGCAACTCTGACCGTTATCGCCGCGCTGTTGCCCATGATGTTCGTATCCGGATTGATGGGACCGTACATGGCACCCATCCCGGCCAATGCATCGGCGGCGATGCTGTTTTCCTTCTTTGTAGCCGTGGGCATTGCGCCCTGGCTGATGATGAAAATTGCCGGCAACGCACCTCTGCACGGGGCGCATGATGGCGCCCACAGCGAGACACGGCTGAGCCGGTTTTATCGACGCGTGGCCGCGCCGGTCGTGGCGTCCAAGAGGAACTCCTGGATATTCCTGGGTGTTGTGGGCGCGGCGACGCTGTTGTCGCTGACATTGTTTGCGACAAAGGCGGTGCCGGTGAAGCTGCTGCCGTTTGACAACAAGTCTGAAATTCAGGTGATCGTGGACCTGCCAGAGGGTGCAGCGCTGGAAGATACCGAGCGGGCCTTGTTTGCACTGGCCGATGCCATCGGACCGGTTGAGGAAGTGACCACGATCCAGGCCTATGCCGGCACGGCGGCGCCGTTCAATTTCAACGGCCTTGTGCGCCATTATTTCCTGCGGGCCAGCCCGGAACTGGGCGATCTGCAGGTGAACCTCTCGGCCAAGGAAGACCGCAAACGGGCGAGCCATGACATTGCCCTCGACATGCGCACGCGGCTGCTGGCTGTGCCTCTGCCCGAAGGGGCGAAGGTCAAGGTTGTGGAAGTACCACCGGGACCGCCCGTGATCTCTACCCTGATGGCCGAAATCTACGGCCCGACACCGGAGGCGCGCCGGGAAACGGCGGCGATCATCGAACGGTTCTTCGAGGAGACCGACTTCATTGTCGATGTCGATAACTCCATGGGCGATATGGCGCCGCGCCTGACATTCGGGATTGATGAGCCGGCCGCCGCGGATGCGGGCGTTCTGGAGCAGGACATTCTGGATGCGATCGGTATGGCGTTTGGCGGACAGACAGTGGGCGTGAGCCCCCGCGGTGAGGGGCGAGACCCGCTGAACATCCGGGTGTATCTGCCGCGCTCGGAGCGGAGCTGGACGCAGGAGATGGCCGCCATCCCCGTGCCGCGCCGGCTGGCAGGGACGGACGCCGCGCCGATCGAACTGGGAGAACTGGTAGATGTGCGCGAGGAGGCGGGATCGCCCACCATATTCCGCCGGGACGGGCATTTTGCCGACATGGTGATGGGCGAACTGGCCGGGCGTTTCGAGGCGCCGATCTACGGCATGTTCGAGATTCAGGACCGGGTAAAAACTTTCGACTGGGCAGCTGAAGGCCTGGAGATGCCTGCTGTGAGCCTTTACGGGCAACCAGCCGACGAGACGGGTACGACGGTGCTTTGGGATGGGGAATGGGAGGTGACGTATGTGACCTTCCGCGACATGGGCATGGCATTCGGCGTCGCACTTCTGGGGATTTATATCCTTGTGGTGGGCCAGTTTGGCACCTTCCGCATCCCGCTGATTATCCTCACGCCTGTACCGTTGACACTGATCGGCATCATGATCGGCCATTGGCTGTTCGGGGCCGCGTTTACGGCCACATCAATGATCGGCTTCATCGCGCTGGCGGGGATTATCGTTCGCAACTCCATCCTTCTGGTCGACTTTATCCGACACACAACGGATGCCGAGAAGCCACTGAAGGAGGTGTTGCTGGAGGCCGGCGCGATCCGGTTCAAGCCGATTGTGTTGACGGCGCTGGCCGCGATGATCGGGGCCGCCGTGATCCTGACTGACCCGATTTTTCAGGGGTTGGCGATTTCGCTTCTGTTCGGGCTGGCTTCGTCAACAGCCCTGACAGTGCTGGTCATTCCAGCGATTTATATCGCCATTCGCGGGCCAGACTGGCGCCCGGCGGCGTCAGATCCAGGACAAAGCGTGACAAATCTGGACAAATCTGGACACGATAATGCCCCTCCCCAAAGGTGA